One Mangifera indica cultivar Alphonso chromosome 4, CATAS_Mindica_2.1, whole genome shotgun sequence genomic region harbors:
- the LOC123213326 gene encoding E3 ubiquitin-protein ligase BIG BROTHER-like, with protein sequence MNGNRQMGVHYIDTGFPYTVTESFMDFFEGLTHVPLNYTQSAPIHDQENVYWSMNMNPYKFGFSGPESTYYYGEYEENYHLPRVDAGRRTWEYGSTMNTDEPTTTDTQCEGESTINVLATPEECSPNHQSSNSSQPQVIWQDNVDPDDMTYEELLDLGETVGTQSRGLSQELINLLPTAKYKFGNLFSRKKSGERCVICQMRYKRGDRRMKLPCRHVYHSECISKWLSINKICPICNTEVFGEESRH encoded by the exons ATGAATGGGAATAGACAAATGGGGGTGCATTATATAGATACCGGCTTTCCTTACACTGTTACTGAAAGTTTCATGGATTTCTTTGAAGGATTGACTCATGTTCCTCTGAATTACACCCAGTCTGCGCCGATCCATGATCAG GAAAATGTCTACTGGTCAATGAATATGAATCCATACAAGTTCGGTTTTTCTGGTCCAGAAAGTACTTATTACTATGGTGAATACGAGGAAAATTATCATTTGCCTAGAGTAGATGCTGGCAGGAGGACTTGGGAATATGGTTCGACAATGAACACTGATGAACCCACAACCACAGACACACAATGTGAAGGAGAATCCACGATAAATGTGCTTGCTACACCTGAAGAAT GCAGTCCAAATCATCAAAGTTCTAATAGTTCTCAGCCTCAG GTCATTTGGCAAGATAATGTTGATCCAGATGATATGACCTATGAG GAACTACTTGACTTGGGTGAGACAGTTGGAACTCAGAGTCGCGGTCTCTCTCAGGAACTTATTAATTTGCTTCCAACTGCAAAATACAAGTTTGGAAACTTATTCTCAAGAAAAAAATCAGGGGAGAG GTGTGTGATTTGCCAAATGAGATACAAAAGAGGAGATCGACGAATGAAATTGCCATGCAGGCATGTTTACCACTCTGAATGCATCAGTAAGTGGCTTAGCATCAACAAG ATATGTCCGATCTGCAACACCGAGGTATTTGGTGAGGAATCAAGGCATTAA
- the LOC123212736 gene encoding uncharacterized protein LOC123212736: protein MEPAKIDWNIIESVFVEDQVYENINAPKWVDLLAPDEVHVDDEAWFCRPDCKHPKTAKDFFQTPPSSKISRSIERLRLGERNQRDARLKRRGQSETSLDIENQNPNSATPRNQFKSLKAAFKSSSEKNNKQINDTSRNEEVLPRLKATLSARNLFAGRDIFNHITEFCNEMKRLATRPRERENAEKLNEKKGQEGEKVAGEIEVSYEVLGELQEREKERKPLLEVVDKEKSEGSEMGSAKDKQRRKKRFDETENIPVPLNSENVKNKGEERLLQIKTNPPSPQCFSAIRTAAKTTPSKSSAYRSMERRILQEVERDKKAKDGAVDKGRSVSIVEGREARALDVFWFMKPCTLSG, encoded by the exons ATGGAGCCAGCCAAAATTGACTGGAACATAATAGAGTCGGTGTTTGTTGAAGATCAAGTTTATGAGAATATCAATGCACCCAAATGGGTCGATTTGTTGGCTCCTGATGAAGTCCATGTTGATGATGAAGCCTGGTTTTGCAGACCCg ATTGTAAGCATCCAAAGACAGCTAAAGATTTCTTTCAAACGCCACCAAGTTCAAAG ATTTCAAGATCAATTGAAAGACTTCGACTTGGAGAGAGGAATCAACG AGATGCTAGGTTGAAGAGAAGAGGACAAAGTGAAACATCGTTAGACATTGAAAATCAGAACCCAAATTCAGCAACACCCCGGAATCAATTTAAGTCTTTGAAAGCTGCTTTCAAATCAAGCAGTGAAAAGAACAATAAACAGATCAATGACACTTCACGAAATGAAGAAGTGTTGCCAAGACTAAAAGCCACACTTTCAGCAAGGAACTTGTTTGCGGGCAGAGACATATTCAATCACATTACTGAGTTTTGCAATGAGATGAAGAGGCTTGCAACGAGACCGAGGGAGAGGGAGAATGCAGAGAAGTTGAATGAGAAGAAGGGTCAGGAGGGTGAGAAGGTCGCCGGTGAAATTGAGGTTTCTTATGAGGTTTTAGGTGAGTTGCAGGAGAGGGAGAAGGAGAGGAAGCCATTGCTTGAGGTGGTGGATAAAGAGAAATCTGAAGGTTCTGAGATGGGAAGTGCTAAGGACAAGCAAAGGAGGAAGAA AAGATTTGATGAGACAGAAAACATCCCAGTCCCTTTGAATTCGGAGAATGTGAAGAACAAAGGAGAGGAGCGTTTATTGCAAATCAAAACTAATCCTCCCTCTCCTCAATGCTTCTCTGCCATTCGTACTGCAGCAAAAACCACCCCTTCAAAGTCTTCTGCATACAGGTCGATG GAGAGAAGAATCCTGCAAGAAGTGGAGCGAGACAAGAAGGCAAAAGATGGAGCTGTAGATAAAGGGAGAAGTGTTTCAATTGTTGAGGGAAGAGAAGCAAGAGCTCTGGATGTATTTTGGTTCATGAAGCCCTGCACACTATCTGGCTGA